The Clarias gariepinus isolate MV-2021 ecotype Netherlands chromosome 24, CGAR_prim_01v2, whole genome shotgun sequence region aataaaaataaaaaatattttaatgtgttttttgtaaTGGAGATGAACCGGTTGATTGGTCACTGGACAGAAGTGGGTGGTTTTTAGTTTGATTAACCATGGCcaatcagcctcagatataaccAATTGTGTACAGAGCTCAGAAGCTTCCGAGTAGCACAACAGTAACATATTTTTAATGGCGTTACATCATCAAAAGTCGCACGCATCATAAGCCaccgatctgcctttttcttgAAACTCTGTGagcaaattagtctcaaacccactcacTACACACGCTTACATTAGTCTCAAAACACATTAGGCAAAATTAGTTGAAAATTCTGTTCATTAAAAGTCACAAAGTGCTACCAGTCTGTCAGGAAATGCTACCTCCtactaagactttacttttttttttttttcagtgctgcaACCATTAAAAAGTATTGgtagaagatttttttaaaagtagcaTAGACTGATAACGGAACTATAAATTTTTGCTACTGGTAGGAAATTTTGACAGTGTAGGAAAAAAATGATCGAACATGGTCTCAATAAAGGTTTCTGTCTCTTCAGATTTTGAAGCAAGTTTTATCAGGCTTCTGGATAAAGTGACCAACGGCACCAGAATCGAAATCAACCAGACGGGTAAACTTGAAATTCACCAAGCCTTTCTgcctacatacatacacacacaaaaacacttctGTAATcaggtctgtgtttgtgtttttagttgATGGAATTGGAACCTGATGCGGTGTTTTGCTTTTGTAGCTCATCCTCCTGTAGATTTGATGCATTTTGCGATGACTTTATCAAGATGGCTGTAAAAAGTAGATAGTTGAGTTAAGAGTTATGCAATGTAAAGAATTAaactaaatgtgtttaaatttgaAACTTCTTATATCTTAATTTGAACACAAGAAaactttttgtaaatattcaccttttttaggtttatattttaagctttaagtggtttatatactgtaataccgCCAACTAGTAGCCTAGAGAATGGTGTGGAAGATTAGGAGGATTAATAAAAAGATTATCGCTTTAGATTGGACACATTTACATAATGAGAGCATGTGTCTTGAATAAAAACAGGTAGATCGGAATTTGTGACTTGCGCATGCacttgtaatgtgaacgtagccAAATTGAAGCAGAGGAATGGAATGTTAAATCTCAATGCCCCCAAAAAAATCAGAATCAAACGGACACATAAATAGCTAACATAACCTTCTTATGAGCTTAGTGAAAGTAAAGTTGCAAGACTTTTACCTTTGCTTGTGTCCTCCATACAGGAACGGTGTTGTTTTACCAGCCTGGGCTGCTGTATGGCGGCTCTGTGGAGCACGAGTGTAACGTTCAGCGCTCGATAGGTTATTACCTGGAGGCGCTCATCATGCTGGCACCATTCATGAAGAATTCCCTCAAAGCCGTCTTGAAGGGCGTCACAAACGAGCCAACGGACCCTTCGGTAATAACCGTGACTACAATTGAATAAAAATTACAGTTATGGTTCTGCAGAATATTGAgaaattgttgtttttgtagGTGGACTTGCTGAAAGCCACTGCTGTTCCTCTGATGAAGAAGTTTGGTATTGATGGAGAGGGTCTGGAAATAAAGGTACTGGACTGGTTTGTGTTTCTGACTGTTAATGTCGAGCATTTTAGATAGAATTAACCTTTTAGATTTTTTCCAGACCTAAAGCTTCGTTGGCGTTTTCTGGAGTATTACGATGTCTTGAACAAAATGGTGcccttatgatttttttatttgaattaataaaaaaacaaaaacaaacttggatcagtttttttcctcaggaTTTTAGTCGTAGCCGATTCTTATCCGCCAAATATCAATCAGGAAGTCGAAggctatcatgtgtttcctctgagacatgtgacaccagccaaccgcatcttttcaaactacttgctctcacacacaccgtcaGCTGGATAGTCCTATTCGCTCTTTCCGCTTGCATGAGCTTACAGATGCTCGTGATTGGCTTAGGGAGCCGTAAATAATATGAAAGCGCTAGAGTGCCCTGTGTCCCCCCCACTCTGAGGGAGTTCGGCCAATCAGCCATCATCTCATTAGGCTCCCGGCCGGCTGTGAAAGGATATGGCATCACCCAGGATTCAAACTTGTGATCTCTGGAGTTGCGCTTTTAGGGGGTTAGGTTTAAAACACTCTTTAGTGTGAGAAAATTGCAAGATAACCTTAAATACCAGATGGGTATATGGTAAGTACAGGCTAAATGGAGCTAAATGGAGCCTGGTTTATAATAATTCAATAGCAATGTATTATTTATCAATTAGATGGTGTGCAATGATCTTGCGTTAGTTGTGTTTTACCATGAAACACTTGATAAAAACAGCTGCATGTTGTGAATCCACCGTTTTTCTTAACATGATAGTTATAAGTTATAGAAAGTTATAGAAATTCTTCCAAGAGAGCCTTCATAAATGGTATTTTCAaacacagcattaaaaaaatccagagttttattattgttatttgctCAACTTTTGTTGGAATAAGATTTCTCTCTAAAGGAAAGACATTTTGTGCTACTTTAATGgcaataataaaactaaagtgtttCACTTAAGTTCAGGTCTTAACTCCTGCAATGAAACACATTATAAGGTGTGGCAGCctgcatgatgatgatgatggtgcaCTTCGTGTAATTAAAAAGCTTCACACATTTGTTTAGTTTTCCCCTCAGGATTAGAGAGATGCAAAACTTTCAGGTGGGGTTGTCTGGTTACCGTTTTTGTTCCCATGtcctccttttttttgtatttcatgtGCTCTTGCGTCTGTTTACGTGCCCTGTGTATAGTGGTTAACATCCTTGTTTCCTCAGGTGGTCAGGAGAGGCATGGCGCCTGGAGGAGGAGGTGAAGTACATTTTTCCTGTCCCGTACGACGGACCATCAGACCTGTGCAGCTCACCGATCCGGgcaaaatcaaaagaattagAGGAACAGCGTATCCTTGACGTCTGAATTTCGATTCCCCGGAGCAGATCTTGTTTAGACATAAGGTTCTCGCTGTGTAAACTTAATACCAGGTTGTGATTATATTGCTGAAGATAATGATCTAGCTTTGCTTAAGGGCTGAATTGGAAAATCAAAATCGTTTAATGCGTCATGGCTTCATTTAAGCTGAAATGATTTGCATTTGTTGGGTTAAGTGAACGATGATATTTGGAGATCAGTGTTTgcattttcttccatttttgtttgtttgtcttgttCGGACGAACTGTCTCGTCCATAACGGTCGattcgaacccttgacccttacACATCAGATACTCGGTGCGTGTGTCTCCTCAGATGGCCAACAGGATCGTCGATTCAGCCCGCAGCattctaaacaaatttattCCAGATATTTACATCTACACCGACCACATGAAAGGGGCCAGTTCGGGGAAGTAAGCacgcttatgtttttttttttttcaccactagagggcaaaGACTAATCTGGGACTGTAATACATAAGTGTCAGTATGTTTAACTGACTGAATttcttaaacaattttttttatttgaatacgGTGCTCAGTATAGAAATTTTGGCCCGCTTATacatgcagaattgttttagtTCAGCCACAGTGGagggttttcaagcatgaacGGCCGGTTTAAggatctcaattggatttaaacCCAGGCTTTGACCAGGACACTCAAAAAccccaaaaaacatttttcgcAGAATTCATGATTCAATCAGCTCTTTTTATGAAACGCTGTGTTAGTTTTACGGTGGATGTtacggaacacacacacaccttctaaaaaaaataaatctacagAATATTTGCACGAAAGTCTTGGGgataattaagatttttttggaaaaaaattcacatgcggccagcttttttttattattattattattatttaattaaatcgcTTATTTACTCGagttatatttgtttaagaTAATCTAAATTGTTAAAAAGTGTAACAAATTTGccaaaaaatcaggaaaaactatttcacagcactgtacagtatgtgctcacTACGTAGGCAAGAACGACGAGTACTGTAGCAACCCATATAACGCAAGATTGTTCTCTATGTACATTTAATACTACTTTTAAcacaattttctgttttttttttcatttaaggccttgttcacacgggcgttagatttttggataaacgaatgTGCTCTGAAcatcctagacgtttatgttgtgttttgtggtgGCGCTTGaatgacttctacaccggcgtttgtttgtctctgtctaacgtcagcctgcagcccaaattgtagtttgtgtgttaacctgtggaggcagtgtgtcgggaactggatataaaagcccgccgctactgggttcactctctgactgcacaacgtcggattaaaggatgtttttttttgtggtatatgaagaaatgcaGAAATTTCCGCGcaagtttttcaaaaaaatgtttattttatggtgcccttttccgcatttccctatgtatagcatgtaggatcatgggatatatccggtcctctgaagcgtaaaatgaacgtgaagaaaatgaactagaagcggtttccttgcgtttgttgggttttggacgccaagaaaaagctgcatgcaacgttttttttatgCCGTAAAAAcgtgcagccggacaaacgcacgtcaccaaagcccgtgtgaacactctcattgactcgtGTCGAACCACTTGCTGCTTGATCCGCGTTCACCAGACGCtacaaacgcaagaaaaacgctcgattttaatgcccgtgtgaacaaggcctaacagACATTTTTACCCTTTTGTCTACAAGTATTTGGTTACtccaacctaaaaaaaaagagatacatTGACTGATTAATCACTttaatgtattgtatttttGCCATGTTTACACACCTATTATTCTTTTATGTAATTGTAACATCCAGGTCTCCGGGTTTTGGCTTGACTCTGGTGGCAGAAACGGTAAACGGAACTTTTTTGAGCGCAGAGATGACATCTACGCCACAGGGAGGAGAGCCGGTTCTTCCAGAGGAACTGGGCAAGAACTGTGCCAAACTTCTGCTGGAAGAGGTGTACAGGGTGGGTTCTGAAGCTGACACTGCGTCTGTCTACGGACCTGGTATCACTTATTCTAGGTTAAGTTTTAGTTTAGATGAAGTTGTTCGGGTCTGGTCAATGTAATTTGagaatttgatttattattgtatttcttttaacaaggtttttaaaaaaaatcaatatggtGAGGCTCCTGTGCGAGTTTATAGCAAGGACAGATCTGGACAAAGCGAGAAATGTGCTTTCATGAGGTTCTGCTTTTTCATACTATACACAGGAAGTGTTAAtctgtgtcacacacactcacgacCATGTGAGTCGGGTTAGAGACATGAATCTGGTGCTGTCTCCAACCCAAAGTCCCCCCACCTCCCCCACCCGGTTGTGCTTAAGCAGCTTCTCATTGGTTAAACACAGACGCGGGTTATGGCGCGAGGCAGCCgctgacaaaaaaaggttaatatttaaaaatgacggTATCTCTGGCACGCTCCGGGACCACCAGTCTCCAgcctgtgtgtgagtgactgcgtgtgtgtgtgtttgcttagtGGTTAATCAGTGCCCTATGGTTAGTCCTTGTAGTAAACAGCTTttggacaaacacacacatacacacggagACGCGCATAAAGACGTGCGCTTGGGTCTTTAACGGAGCAGCTCGTATAAATTGGGAGGTTTGAAGtaagtctatttttttttcttttctttttgcttgtaATCTAATGGTCTGAATGGAggcgtttggataagatttgcGCTATAAACGTTGTTGATGTATATTATTTACTTGCTACAAGAGTTACATTGGATCATTTCGGAAATGCCGAATTTTATGGCCTTtttaggaatttaaaaaaaaaattgtttatttcaAATCCACAGATTTTAAACGTTATTAAGATTGAGGGATATTTATTGGCTGCAGTGTTGCTTGACCACAGTGTTCATGAAGTGAACATGAACCTTTGTTACTATAAGGACAGTACGGGATGTCCTTTTCGATTCGTTCGTTAATTAAATCTCAAATATGGAAGAAAGATGGAATaattccacagaaaaaaactccctttatttctatatataatcctctgctacactaatgcactcccagtgtttcactagtgcttggataccatcaaggaaaaaaaaaaattcagtgtgCCGGAGCCTCGTATGCTAGCCTCCAAGAAACTCCTTTAAACATTCCAAACACATGAAAGTCACTTGGAGAGAGATCAGAACTGTATGGCCGATGTGGCAGTAACATGGAGGTCCTATATTGTGCAGAATCAGTTGGTGCGGTGGGCAGTATGAGGTTGTGcatggtttccttttttttttttttttttgtgaagaagGAAAAAGTACCGAAAGACAgaaatttttgtattaattgcTGTACAGGTTATtcgtttttcttttacataaatgcttgactgtatatacactgttcTCACCAAATTGAACACAACACCCGACGTCAGATGATGACAAGTGAACCTTGAACCTTGAAATTAAAATCTCATATATGTAGTGAGCAGAGTAGAGCAGAGGAAAAGAGAGCTTTTATTCTCTCCTAGTTAGAAATGGCACACTTAGGGTGAATGATAATGATCATCATCAGGGTATGTTAAATACCTGCACTTTTTGTTTGAATCCCCTTTTAATTAATCTTACCTTGTGTTCAGGGTTCAGAGCGATCAATTTTGGTTAAATATGAGACGTCAGAAGCCCACTTATCCaccataaatgtttttaatgtcataAATATTGTTCTTtacaaatattcttttttttttttgttacatttttttagatCACCTTTTTAGCATTTTCTATTTGTTTAGTCACTCTA contains the following coding sequences:
- the rcl1 gene encoding RNA 3'-terminal phosphate cyclase-like protein, with translation MASLSYEGCNFLRQRLVLSTLSGKRVKIRNIRARDDNPGLRDFEASFIRLLDKVTNGTRIEINQTGTVLFYQPGLLYGGSVEHECNVQRSIGYYLEALIMLAPFMKNSLKAVLKGVTNEPTDPSVDLLKATAVPLMKKFGIDGEGLEIKVVRRGMAPGGGGEVHFSCPVRRTIRPVQLTDPGKIKRIRGTAYSVRVSPQMANRIVDSARSILNKFIPDIYIYTDHMKGASSGKSPGFGLTLVAETVNGTFLSAEMTSTPQGGEPVLPEELGKNCAKLLLEEVYRGGCVDSTNQSLALLYMTLGQQDVSKTLLGPLSPYTIEFLRHIRDFFQIMFKIEQQKEDEDEQKGGEKVLLTCVGAGYTNISKTLK